Part of the Anopheles gambiae chromosome 3, idAnoGambNW_F1_1, whole genome shotgun sequence genome is shown below.
atgtttccctttttcatgACAAAAATCCCCGACAAAATGTTCAAACTGGTAACAAGGTAGATGGGATTTTCTTTGGAAAGGCTTTTCCCGTCGGTAACGATTACCCACGCGGTCGCGAAGGAAGAAGGAGAAGCAAAGCACGCTAACGCAAACAAAGGTTAAGGGTTACCAAGGTCTAACACCCGAACCAGCGGGTATAGCAGCGGCGGAAAAACCGGccccaaaaccacacacacacaaacacacacatacacactaatCCGGGAAATGTAGGACAGCGGTGGGGTCAGCGGGAATGTCACCCGGCGGGTTCGGtgcggtgtgtatgtgtgtatctcCTTGCCGTGGCAGTAACACAGCTAGCGTGCTCTTTCCCACGTGTGTTGCGCGCGCTCGGGAGTACGGCGCCGTTTGTCGGTCTTTGTCTGACGCCGATGACGCAAATCGCGCCCGGCGTTATGCCCTTCCCTTCCGCGTCCCTTGATCCAGCGTTTTCCCTTCGTGGTTTTGAGCCCGTATGCGGTAAGGAATCCTTGagcgctctttctctctctctgcctctctctcgACTGATGTTGATAATCAGCCGACCACCGGGCGTCCCTaatccctgctgctgcttctccttcGCCGCATATCCTTCCACCGGCGAAGGATTGTTTGGAAGTTCGTGCGTCAAAACTTACTTCGTGCATGGGTAAAGGGGGAGGTGCAGACGATGGTGCCCCCAAAACGCTTGCAAGCATTTATTATCACTTCAACGGATAGCCGCTGTACACACAATGGTGCTTGTGAAATTGGAGTTTCCTTTTTTGATATCAgctaaatttatatttttattctctttcttctcttcCCCTCATGAACCCCTATTCATGGCGGCTCATTAGATCGGGCACTAATTTTGCAAACACAGTTTCGCACACAATGGCCAACACGTGGACGCTGACGTGGGTCTTGGCGCTCTGTAGTGTGATGAGCCTCGGAAGGGCTGCCTCCTCACTGCCaggtagcagcagtagtagcggTAGCAGCAGTTCCAGTAGTATCAGCAGCGCCAGTAGTAGCAGTGGTAGCAACGGCTTCCCAGTGTTTGGCACTAAACGGTACACTCGCTCTAACCTGCTGCCCTCGAGTGAGTACGGCGGTGGACAGGGTGGACTATCGCTCCCGGTGTACCACCTGCCGAACGCACGGTACTACGACGCCCAGCTGCCACCCCAGTACTTCCCATACGCCCCGTACCAGCCCCCGGTGAGCAGCGATTACTATGACGATGCGGGATACTACGGCGACAGCGCGGGCAAGAGCTACTACTATCTGCCCCAGCCGCAGCACCGTCGGTATCAGCGCAACAACGAGCGGTACACCTCCTACGGGCTGCCAACCTACCGGGGCGAGTACAAACCGACACCGTACTACTACGCCCACGGGCCGAGCTACAGCTACTCGGACGATCACGAATCGAGCAACCCGCTGGACGATCTGCACGAGGAGATGCTGCAGGAGGATGAGCGCGAGCGGGCGCGCGATTACTACCCCGTCGGACAAGAGCAGTGGTACGAAAGTCCTTCCCGCCCGGATTCGGCCTTCCTGCGCAATCTGATCCTGTACAACAGTCAGCTGGCGAACTTTGGTGGTGCTCGCGGTAGACAGCTTCCACCGCTGGATATGTCCAACGAGGAAGACTTTGAGGAGTACGATGATACCGAGCCGGACTATGACTATGAAGTTCCGATTGCTGACACACGAGCGCCGGGATATGGTGAGTACTTCTCGGGCGGTGGCTACCCGTCGGACAGTGTGCCAGCGTACGCCGTCGGTCCAGCGAGCAGCCGCAACACGTTTAGCAAGCTGAACAGCTTCCGCAACAGTATGGCGAAGAATCAAATCGACGAGGATGATGAGGAGGTGCAGGAGCTCAAGTCGCTCATCCACCAGCAGAAGAGTAGCCAGCGGCTGCCCCCGATGCTGATGGACAAGATGGCTCCCTTCGtgctgaagcagcagcaaccgtacTCACCACCCCAGAAGCAAtcccagcatcagcagcaacaacaacagcagcagcaggtgcaacagcagcaagtaCATCAGAGACAATCGAAACAACAGTATCAACAACTTCaaccccagcagcagcagcagcagcaacaacaacagctgcTACGACAGAAGGAACAACTTCTACAGCAACAGCGActgaaggagcagcagcagcagcagcaggaacgtttgcttcagcagcaacaactggagcagcagcttcagaaggagcagaagcagcaacagctcctGCGTACACTCTCCTCCGACTACCAACCGACCTACGAGCAGGCGGACAACTGGCAGAAGGACAGCCCGAGCTACAATGCGTACGATTACGATGCGGACGAGTACGACGATTCCTGGAGCCACTGGGACCGCAAACGGAACGTCCAGCCGAAGAAGGCCACCTTCGTCAGCACTACGACGAAGAAACCCAAGGCCAAAGCGACTGCCAGCACTGTGGCACCGGTTACTTCGAAGCCTGCCGCTACAGTGGCGACGAAATTGGCGACGGGCAGCGGCCAGAAGGAGGTCGTCCTGCCCAGACCCACCAACCCGCGGAACCTGTTCGCGGCGAACCTGATCCAGGCCGTGGACGAAACGCGCATGCAGCTCGGTACGCCCAAAACGGAGGACGGTAGCGCCAAACAGCACAAGGAGCCAAAGTCCAGCAAGATCTACGATGCGTTACGGGCCATGATCAACATGAAGCAGGATGTGGAGGTAGGTCTGAAGTTATTCCAGCCATTTGTGACGCTAAGCTAACGAGCATCttgggtcttttttttttcttgtctttTCTGCTTCCTCCAGGGTGCCGATCTTCGCCAGCAGTTGGAGCATCAGAAGCAGCTGGCACACATCCACAAGCGTTTCGTTTCGAACGAGGAGTCGCTCGTACAGCAGCTGGACGGTTTGAAGCGTTCGGCTTAAGTCAATCGCAACCGTCAAACATCGATTAAGTGAGTTTTTGTTCAGTGTAAGGACGACCCATCTTTGTTCCTTCATCTCTATAGCTagatattttcttttcttgtgaCATTtctctcgaaaaaaaaaaccaaaaacctgCTCAAACTATTCTCATTTTATCACGAAATAGTTCTTTGTAGCTAAATTTatatacctttttttttcaaataccaTCGAATGTAACACTAGTGAAGCGCACAGTGCTGCTCTATTAGTTACCCAATTATACTGCAGACTAGCTGATCGTGAAACAAAgcagagcaaaaaagaaacacacacacacacaaaacaaggtTGAGACTGAATTCTTGTATATATGGAGTAGCATAAACACTATACAGGCTGCAAACAGCCAAATATATACCAAAGTTTGCAAAGCGAACACCTAAGGCGGCACTAGGCGGGAAGCCGCTGGATAATGATTCTTGTTATACATATTTATACCAGCCGCATGTGATTGAAGCAGAAGGTGGAAAACAGGAATTATTACTGAAACAAACACAGGCCAAAGACAGGAGACAAACATGGCAACCGTATGTATGGTTACTTTCTGAAGTTCTAAAGACGCCACAAAAGTGACCATACCATTCCGTGCGGCCCTTCCGTGAGCTGTGAGGCTAGCAACTGTGTGAGTTGGGATTAACAGTGCCTGCCTGTCCGTGCTTTTGAGGCGGCACGGACTGGAATCGTTACTTTTGACGCACAATTGTGCACctgatgtttgtgttttacgCTCTGGGCTGCAGTGCTCAAACTGTTTTCCCCCtcgatttcctttttttgattCAATCAAACAGACAAAGTAGGGTTAAACGAAAAATGTGTCAATTTGCCTTTCCTTTTCCAATATTTCCATTACTGTGAGGTGCGATGGGTGCGATTTTTAATTTAGGAAGCTCGATGCTCGTAACAGAAAAGGCACAAATCACTTATCCTTTTGAGAGGGGAGTAAAAGGTGcggtaaagaaaaaaaccgcAAAAACAGCAAAGCTTCATCATCAAACGAAAAGCAAAGCTGCTTTTTTCActgtacaaaaaaggggagaaGTAAcccaacaacataaaaaagcagctaggataaaaaaaaaacataagctGAGGCAACCTTTCTTGGGAAAGTGCAAACACTCGTATATATCAAGCAAATGATAACAAACATGCAAATAAGAgaaaatgacacacacactcacgcgcaCATCGGGATGTTGTTGATGTGGTGATGAAAAAATAGGGGGAAAataaccccccctccccattgTCAAGATAAACAAGTGGGACGAAAATTCATCCAGCTCTTTGAACTGAGAGCGCACAGACACAGACTCTTTCTAAGgtaacagacacacacacacaaaggggaGTTTCACACCCCGTGCGAACAGAAAAAAGGGCGCACACATTGTGGCAAAAGTCCCTTCCAAATGGCAGCTAGCGCCctaagcaaacacaaaactcGGCAGCTCCAAAGTTGGCTCCACCAAActcaagcacacaaacacacacacacacgcccgggGACATAATCACATAACACGATCATGAGGCCAGGCGCACCACACCAGAGGCTTGCGTTTGGTTGCGTGCGGTTGAGCGAAAGCGCGTCTGCGTTCCGTTACACGTTTGCACAAACGATTAAGCTTACCCTGGAGGCTGCCAAGCTCTGGCTACTGGATCgtgtatgtatatgtgtgtgtgatgtctAGGGGTGGGATGTGCGGGTCGACGAGGAGCCTGGAATCGAGTAACGATATATTAGCGATAATATAAAGTGCAAAACCTGTATTGTAAAGGGACAGTTCATACGGAAAACAAGGAAAAGCTCGTGTGTTGAAAAACGGTATTAGTCACTAagcgcaagcaaaacaaacaaataactaCTAACCGGTCTACTTATTGATgtttaaacaaacacacacatacacacagttgCAGTGGAACAGATTACAGTTTACGATGGTGTTCGGCACAGCTGTTTGGTTCTGTTCAACCACCGAAAGCCACCATTTTTTCATCAGCAAATTGGTAACCAAAAGGacaatttatttacaaatttcAACATGCGTTACGATATCATGTAAATGTGCGTGTATGATGTGTGAACTCTGAACACTTACTATACAATCAAATCTGTACAAAAACTGtaaatagcagcagc
Proteins encoded:
- the LOC5668130 gene encoding transcription factor SPT20 homolog — protein: MANTWTLTWVLALCSVMSLGRAASSLPGSSSSSGSSSSSSISSASSSSGSNGFPVFGTKRYTRSNLLPSSEYGGGQGGLSLPVYHLPNARYYDAQLPPQYFPYAPYQPPVSSDYYDDAGYYGDSAGKSYYYLPQPQHRRYQRNNERYTSYGLPTYRGEYKPTPYYYAHGPSYSYSDDHESSNPLDDLHEEMLQEDERERARDYYPVGQEQWYESPSRPDSAFLRNLILYNSQLANFGGARGRQLPPLDMSNEEDFEEYDDTEPDYDYEVPIADTRAPGYGEYFSGGGYPSDSVPAYAVGPASSRNTFSKLNSFRNSMAKNQIDEDDEEVQELKSLIHQQKSSQRLPPMLMDKMAPFVLKQQQPYSPPQKQSQHQQQQQQQQQVQQQQVHQRQSKQQYQQLQPQQQQQQQQQQLLRQKEQLLQQQRLKEQQQQQQERLLQQQQLEQQLQKEQKQQQLLRTLSSDYQPTYEQADNWQKDSPSYNAYDYDADEYDDSWSHWDRKRNVQPKKATFVSTTTKKPKAKATASTVAPVTSKPAATVATKLATGSGQKEVVLPRPTNPRNLFAANLIQAVDETRMQLGTPKTEDGSAKQHKEPKSSKIYDALRAMINMKQDVEGADLRQQLEHQKQLAHIHKRFVSNEESLVQQLDGLKRSA